A genomic segment from Lutzomyia longipalpis isolate SR_M1_2022 chromosome 3, ASM2433408v1 encodes:
- the LOC129793853 gene encoding major facilitator superfamily domain-containing protein 6 isoform X1 yields MENLKINRRLLPLKSHYFLFNAGTAPIVPFMPTFARQLGFSTVVVGTVYTVLPIVGMLAKPTFGAIADRFQRQKLLFILFLILTAVSFFAIMFIPPIPADATVEFHCNGGATDLKHCPKDTPLDAKVIQELQSEGENSILRCDLQCTADAWMWEVICGHWNVTQYCRDHENDFEFSLTAVTKIRDLRLIEECLFISIVEGDFGPGGLSNLFCPSHVGNTSARSFKTTCRSHCNRDEVNGLLTETSIENQAVSGLYQFWLLFMFLVASWVGMAVVVSVGDAICFEMLDDKPHLYGNQRLWGAVGWGTFSIIAGVLVDKFSDGQATKDYSVVFYMMLILLTLDMVVSTKLQHTQTKLSTNIIRDVGAIFASVRIVIFFLWCVAVGLCTALVWNFLFWHLEDLASAHDGNHVEWIKTLQGLAMGIQCFGGELPFFFLSGWILKKIGHVHAMSLVLLGFGVRFLLYSTLTNPWWVLPIELLNGITFGIFYSTMASYASIVAPPGTEATLQGLVGAVFEGVGVSMGSLIAGISFDKIGGSLTFRWFGLGALVLLVVHVVVRRLHERYTMKFGKSTPRNSTCPSGNHANSGEDLTNGLPTVTDENLQLKEKNLLSE; encoded by the exons ATGgagaatttgaaaatcaacCGGAGACTTCTTCCCCTCAAGTCTCATTACTTCCTCTTCAATGCGG GGACGGCACCGATTGTTCCCTTCATGCCCACCTTCGCCAGACAGTTGGGATTCTCAACAGTTGTCGTGGGAACAGTTTACACGGTCCTGCCCATTGTTGGGATGCTGGCAAAGCCCACCTTTGGTGCTATTGCTGATAGATTTCAACGACAGAAGCTCCTCTTTATTCTCTTCTTG ATCCTCACAGCTGTTTCCTTCTTCGCCATCATGTTCATCCCACCAATTCCCGCCGATGCCACGGTGGAGTTTCACTGCAATGGTGGTGCCACAGATCTCAAACACTGCCCAAAAGATACCCCATTGGATGCAAAAGTAATCCAGGAACTTCAGagtgaaggagaaaattccATCCTCCGGTGTGATTTGCAGTGCACAGCTGATGCGTGGATGTGGGAGGTGATCTGTGGGCATTGGAATGTCACACAGTACTGCAGGGATCACGAGAATGATTTTGAATTCTCCCTCACAGCCGTCACGAAGATCCGGGATCTCCGTTTAATCGAAGAATGTCTCTTTATTTCAATTGTTGAGGGAGATTTTGGTCCTGGGGGGCTCTCAAATCTCTTCTGTCCAAGCCACGTGGGCAACACATCGGCGAGATCCTTCAAAACCACCTGCAGAAGTCACTGCAATCGTGACGAAGTGAATGGACTCCTAACGGAGACGAGTATTGAGAATCAAGCTGTGTCAGGACTCTATCAGTTCTGGCTCCTCTTTATGTTCCTCGTGGCCAGTTGGGTGGGTATGGCGGTGGTGGTGAGTGTGGGGGATGCCATTTGCTTTGAAATGCTCGACGATAAGCCCCATCTCTATGGGAATCAACGTCTCTGGGGGGCTGTTGGGTGGGGAACCTTCTCAATCATTGCCGGGGTTCTTGTGGATAAATTCAGCGATGGACAGGCAACAAAGGACTACTCCGTGGTCTTCTACATGATGCTAATCCTCCTCACGTTGGACATGGTGGTGTCAACCAAATTGCAA caCACACAGACGAAACTTTCAACAAACATAATAAGGGATGTTGGGGCCATTTTCGCATCAGTGCGAATTGTTATTTTCTTCCTGTGGTGCGTTGCTGTTGGACTCTGCACGGCTCTCGTGTGGAATTTCCTCTTTTGGCACCTCGAGGATTTGGCCAGTGCCCACGATGG GAATCACGTGGAGTGGATAAAGACCCTCCAAGGGCTGGCCATGGGGATTCAATGCTTTGGCGGAGAATTGccctttttcttcctctcagGGTGGATTCTCAAGAAGATTGGGCACGTGCATGCCATGAGTTTAGTCCTGTTGGGATTCGGTGTGAGATTTCTCCTCTATTCAACCCTCACTAATCCCTGGTGGGTGCTCCCGATTGAACTCCTCAATGGGATTACTTTTGGCATTTTCTACTCCACAATGGCATCTTATGCGAGTATTGTGGCCCCACCGGGAACAGAAGCAACGCTtcag GGCCTCGTGGGGGCTGTTTTTGAGGGTGTCGGCGTATCAATGGGCAGCCTAATTGCGGGGATATCATTTGACAAAATCGGCGGGAGTCTCACATTCCGCTGGTTCGGACTTGGGGCTCTCGTGCTGCTTGTTGTGCACGTTGTGGTGCGTCGCCTCCATGAGCGGTACACGATGAAATTCGGTAAGAGCACCCCACGCAATAGCACATGCCCCTCAGGTAATCACGCAAATTCCGGTGAAGACCTAACTAATGGCCTACCCACCGTGACAGATGAGAATTTGCAGttgaaagagaagaatttgcTAAGCGAATGA
- the LOC129793867 gene encoding uncharacterized protein LOC129793867 yields the protein MGENSENGKISVPGSNSEYPSEKTINLLATGIVNLYQADLEKIQKDLSNLTSKQEKLMGELEQEKQRLDERKLKNIQEMMDTVKVYREKLLTIKKQMTSFHQRSRNLVKRSQELQEFKEKEKQQKIQRRRQEEALIGRT from the exons ATGGGTGAGAATAGCGAGAATGGGAAGATTAGTGTCCCAGGAAGCAATTCTGAGTATCCGTCTGAGAAAACAATTAATCTCCTCGCCACGGGGATTGTAAATCTTTATCAGGCAGATTTGGAGAAGATTCAGAAGGATCTGTCCAATCTCAC ATCGAAGCAGGAGAAATTAATGGGAGAACTGGAGCAGGAGAAACAGAGACTGGATGAGAGGAAGTTGAAGAATATCCAGGAAATG ATGGACACAGTGAAGGTTTACCGGGAGAAACTCCTGACTATAAAGAAGCAAATGACGAGCTTCCATCAACGATCCAGAAATCTTGTG AAACGCTCGCAGGAGCTGCAGGAATTCAAGGAGAAGGAAAAACAACAGAAGATTCAACGGAGGCGTCAGGAGGAAGCCCTAATCGGCAGGAcgtag
- the LOC129793868 gene encoding autophagy protein 12-like, whose product MSEETISGDIPSAAEGTTAGPSGSDDKNEAQNSKVDILLNATGNVPIMKKRKWAVDQDKPISWIMKFIHKYLKLDPEEKLFLYVNQTFAPAPDQIVKNLYECYGTNGKLVLYYCKSQAWG is encoded by the exons ATGTCAGAAGAAACCATTTCCGGAGACATTCCTTCAGCTGCCGAGGGTACTACAGCAGGCCCCAGTGGGTCGGATGACAAAAATGAAGCACAAAATAGCAAAG TTGACATCCTCCTGAATGCCACAGGGAATGTTCCGATAATGAAGAAGCGAAAATGGGCTGTGGATCAGGATAAACCAATCAGCTGGattatgaaattcatccaCAAATACCTCAAACTCGATCCAGAGGAGAAACTCTTCCTCTACGTCAATCAAACCTTTGCTCCTGCCCCAGATCAGATTGTTAAGAATCTGTACGAGTGCTATGGGACCAATGGGAAGCTTGTACTCTACTACTGCAAGAGTCAGGCATGGGGGTAG
- the LOC129793853 gene encoding major facilitator superfamily domain-containing protein 6 isoform X2 has product MENLKINRRLLPLKSHYFLFNAGTAPIVPFMPTFARQLGFSTVVVGTVYTVLPIVGMLAKPTFGAIADRFQRQKLLFILFLILTAVSFFAIMFIPPIPADATVEFHCNGGATDLKHCPKDTPLDAKVIQELQSEGENSILRCDLQCTADAWMWEVICGHWNVTQYCRDHENDFEFSLTAVTKIRDLRLIEECLFISIVEGDFGPGGLSNLFCPSHVGNTSARSFKTTCRSHCNRDEVNGLLTETSIENQAVSGLYQFWLLFMFLVASWVGMAVVVSVGDAICFEMLDDKPHLYGNQRLWGAVGWGTFSIIAGVLVDKFSDGQATKDYSVVFYMMLILLTLDMVVSTKLQHTQTKLSTNIIRDVGAIFASVRIVIFFLWCVAVGLCTALVWNFLFWHLEDLASAHDGNHVEWIKTLQGLAMGIQCFGGELPFFFLSGWILKKIGHVHAMSLVLLGFGVRFLLYSTLTNPWWVLPIELLNGITFGIFYSTMASYASIVAPPGTEATLQGLVGAVFEGVGVSMGSLIAGISFDKIGGSLTFRWFGLGALVLLVVHVVVRRLHERYTMKFELMQNEYRTPTDAIHMLDDDTQPNSSFA; this is encoded by the exons ATGgagaatttgaaaatcaacCGGAGACTTCTTCCCCTCAAGTCTCATTACTTCCTCTTCAATGCGG GGACGGCACCGATTGTTCCCTTCATGCCCACCTTCGCCAGACAGTTGGGATTCTCAACAGTTGTCGTGGGAACAGTTTACACGGTCCTGCCCATTGTTGGGATGCTGGCAAAGCCCACCTTTGGTGCTATTGCTGATAGATTTCAACGACAGAAGCTCCTCTTTATTCTCTTCTTG ATCCTCACAGCTGTTTCCTTCTTCGCCATCATGTTCATCCCACCAATTCCCGCCGATGCCACGGTGGAGTTTCACTGCAATGGTGGTGCCACAGATCTCAAACACTGCCCAAAAGATACCCCATTGGATGCAAAAGTAATCCAGGAACTTCAGagtgaaggagaaaattccATCCTCCGGTGTGATTTGCAGTGCACAGCTGATGCGTGGATGTGGGAGGTGATCTGTGGGCATTGGAATGTCACACAGTACTGCAGGGATCACGAGAATGATTTTGAATTCTCCCTCACAGCCGTCACGAAGATCCGGGATCTCCGTTTAATCGAAGAATGTCTCTTTATTTCAATTGTTGAGGGAGATTTTGGTCCTGGGGGGCTCTCAAATCTCTTCTGTCCAAGCCACGTGGGCAACACATCGGCGAGATCCTTCAAAACCACCTGCAGAAGTCACTGCAATCGTGACGAAGTGAATGGACTCCTAACGGAGACGAGTATTGAGAATCAAGCTGTGTCAGGACTCTATCAGTTCTGGCTCCTCTTTATGTTCCTCGTGGCCAGTTGGGTGGGTATGGCGGTGGTGGTGAGTGTGGGGGATGCCATTTGCTTTGAAATGCTCGACGATAAGCCCCATCTCTATGGGAATCAACGTCTCTGGGGGGCTGTTGGGTGGGGAACCTTCTCAATCATTGCCGGGGTTCTTGTGGATAAATTCAGCGATGGACAGGCAACAAAGGACTACTCCGTGGTCTTCTACATGATGCTAATCCTCCTCACGTTGGACATGGTGGTGTCAACCAAATTGCAA caCACACAGACGAAACTTTCAACAAACATAATAAGGGATGTTGGGGCCATTTTCGCATCAGTGCGAATTGTTATTTTCTTCCTGTGGTGCGTTGCTGTTGGACTCTGCACGGCTCTCGTGTGGAATTTCCTCTTTTGGCACCTCGAGGATTTGGCCAGTGCCCACGATGG GAATCACGTGGAGTGGATAAAGACCCTCCAAGGGCTGGCCATGGGGATTCAATGCTTTGGCGGAGAATTGccctttttcttcctctcagGGTGGATTCTCAAGAAGATTGGGCACGTGCATGCCATGAGTTTAGTCCTGTTGGGATTCGGTGTGAGATTTCTCCTCTATTCAACCCTCACTAATCCCTGGTGGGTGCTCCCGATTGAACTCCTCAATGGGATTACTTTTGGCATTTTCTACTCCACAATGGCATCTTATGCGAGTATTGTGGCCCCACCGGGAACAGAAGCAACGCTtcag GGCCTCGTGGGGGCTGTTTTTGAGGGTGTCGGCGTATCAATGGGCAGCCTAATTGCGGGGATATCATTTGACAAAATCGGCGGGAGTCTCACATTCCGCTGGTTCGGACTTGGGGCTCTCGTGCTGCTTGTTGTGCACGTTGTGGTGCGTCGCCTCCATGAGCGGTACACGATGAAATTCG AACTCATGCAAAACGAATACAGAACACCCACAGATGCCATCCACATGCTGGACGACGATACACAGCCAAATTCATCCTTTGCGTGA
- the LOC129793860 gene encoding uncharacterized protein LOC129793860 codes for MTMSQLLKRTKKCCMKLLRKLSVNDDEVEDVGGPKSRNSHPSIGKYRLQKSRIDRGEMSPRSDYGAWSVASFDDDTTYGDLAVTKYRNYRHNLAKCFRRDAVGRKNLTNRRHIWPLSSFNDDEEIVFTENRIYIGLSERNLKPDAGDVVDKVNKKTVEETICSNLEEKLSEEKDHEDVFQNIELLEQNSGIVFEKVKYDRNKKYLHQSPSNQSNASTISSTLNGGIHFPPMDDNTSMSINFEQLSPRNELRGTHRRSEYDNWPDFPEDSGFGSENKCNFDAWDPTWEAEARQWDGGDEPKSLDSWDVLKSKVFDTSDTCWCSRRTSLCTVETWLEDEIFDNSFNEELERRCAVQGR; via the exons ATGACAATGTCTCAACTTCTTAAGCGAACGAAAAAATGCTGCATGAAG TTGCTGCGAAAGTTGTCCGTGAATGATGATGAGGTGGAAGATGTGGGTGGGCCAAAGTCGCGCAACAGCCACCCATCCATTGGGAAGTATCGCCTGCAGAAAAGTCGCATCGACCGCGGTGAGATGAGCCCGCGGTCTGACTATGGGGCATGGAGTGTGGCGTCATTTGACGATGATACCACGTACGGGGATCTAGCGGTGACAAAGTACCGGAATTACCGCCATAACCTCGCAAAGTGCTTCCGACGTGACGCCGTGGGGAGGAAGAATCTCACAAATCGTCGTCACATCTGGCCCCTTTCGAGCTTCAACGATGACGAGGAGATTGTCTTTACGGAGAATCGCATCTACATTGGGCTAAGTGAACGGAATCTCAAGCCCGATGCTGGAGATGTGGTGGATAAAGTGAACAAGAAGACCGTTGAGGAGACCATCTGTTCGAATTTGGAAGAGAAACTCAGCGAGGAGAAGGATCACGAGGATGTCTTTCAGAATATTGAGCTTCTTGAACAG aATTCTGGGATTGTGTTTGAGAAGGTAAAGTACGATAGGAATAAAAAGTACCTTCATCAGTCACCATCGAATCAGAGCAATGCCAGCACAATCTCATCCACCCTCAATGGGGGTATCCACTTCCCACCCATGGATGACAACACCTCCATGTCCATTAACTTTGAACAGCTCTCCCCGCGGAATGAGCTTCGTGGCACCCACAGGAGGTCCGAATACGACAACTGGCCCGATTTTCCGGAAGATAGTGGATTTGGGAGTGAAAATAAGTGCAATTTCGATGCGTGGGACCCCACGTGGGAGGCCGAGGCGCGTCAATGGGACGGTGGGGATGAACCGAAGAGTCTGGATTCGTGGGATGTGCTGAAGAGTAAGGTATTCGATACGAGTGACACGTGCTGGTGCAGTCGACGCACGAGCCTGTGTACGGTGGAGACGTGGCTGGAAGATGAGATTTTCGATAATTCCTTCAACGAAGAACTTGAACGACGCTGCGCTGTGCAAGGAAGGTAA
- the LOC129793856 gene encoding transmembrane protein adipocyte-associated 1-like isoform X2 → MHSTRWYRVWGKIYTTRVKKSGKWNDFLTQEKQKKCAKFTRVLTADWLALRESSAIPSALLRGVHNAFAARAAYARGTKSTKMCRTPPSCTIFGLLCHRCQIKTTQKDFLCAKNTLQINFHNFPPIFTSISAEEKKEQQYEKGEEECTIVSVGAVMAFDSVEWSNSTDEELSPFEEMQNVESFCKLVLYVEFSSSGIRIWDVVIFIPNLLFLLFLGLRFNRARLKLRATSSPIFLTFYGIVWACVLMSVLRCFVSMLVNAATSFGGMTDKIMWIAVRFSLLSAEMSVVIFGLAFGHLDSRNSIRAVLVTTCVISLAFSLAQGALDIVLPDDAFHIPSKDLDLFGHGGMLFLFVTSLIFATIYLIIFLLPCTRARDYLALPAKRSFYAYVATLCLLDGLQAVGAGLLNWNVEQGLCLLDATSGLYFTFYTPLVYVTFLREFFSISQPTILFSYKTQVDDALEDEHYSLPQQQSLTSLKTESDFICPNHCLFENTQFAANNNASINLCGVQSPDSITGYSIESSSSIEFSGRGEFGGLVARNN, encoded by the exons ATGCACAGCACTCGTTGGTATCGCGTGTGGGGCAAAATTTACACAACACGCGTGAAGAAAAGCGGAAAATGGAATGATTTTCTAACAcaagagaagcaaaaaaaatgtgcaaagtTCACGCGCGTTTTGACAGCTGACTGGTTGGCGCTTCGTGAATCTTCGGCTATTCCTTCGGCTCTTCTTCGGGGCGTACACAATGCTTTTGCAGCACGTGCAGCATACGCTCGTGGCACGAAGAGCACGAAGATGTGCCGAACCCCACCATCGTGCACCATCTTCGGGTTATTGTGTCACAGATGTCAGATCAAAACAACACAAAAAGactttttgtgtgcaaaaaatactctgcaaattaattttcacaattttcccccCATTTTCACGTCAATTTCCGCTGAAGAAAAGAAGGAGCAACAGTACGAGAAAGGTGAAGAAGAATGCACGATAGTGTCAGTGGGTGCAGTAATGGCATTCGATAGTGTTGAGTGGAGTAATTCCACTGATGAGGAACTTTCTCCATTCgaagaaatgcaaaatgtCGAATCTTTCTGCAAATTGGTGCTGTACGTTGAGTTCTCCTCATCTGG CATTCGAATTTGGGACGTTGTGATCTTCATTCCGAATCTCCTGTTTCTCCTCTTCCTGGGGCTGCGTTTCAATCGAGCCAGGCTCAAGCTGAGAGCCACCAGTTCTCCCATCTTCCTCACATTCTACGGCATTGTCTGGGCATGTGTGCTGATGAGTGTTTTGCGGTGCTTTGTGTCGATGCTCGTCAATGCAGCCACATCCTTCGGTGGTATGACCGATAAG ATTATGTGGATTGCCGTGAGATTTTCCCTGCTTTCCGCCGAAATGAGCGTTGTGATCTTCGGACTGGCCTTTG GCCACCTGGACAGCCGCAACAGCATCCGTGCTGTTCTTGTGACAACATGCGTGATTTCGCTGGCTTTTTCACTGGCTCAGGGTGCCCTGGATATCGTTCTTCCGGACGATGCCTTCCACATTCCGTCGAAGGATTTGGATTTATTTGGGCACGGTGGGATGCTCTTTCTCTTTGTCACCTCCCTCATTTTTGCCACAATCTACCTGATTATCTTCCTCCTGCCGTGCACACGTGCTCGTGACTACCTCGCCCTACCGGCTAAGCGTTCATTCTACGCCTACGTGGCCACCCTCTGCCTCCTCGATGGGCTCCAGGCTGTGGGTGCGGGGCTGCTCAATTGGAATGTGGAGCAAGGTCTGTGCCTGCTGGATGCCACAAGTGGCCTCTACTTCACCTTCTACACCCCCCTTGTCTACGTGACATTCCTCCGGGAGTTCTTCAGTATCTCTCAGCCGACAATTCTCTTCTCCTACAAGACCCAGGTGGATGATGCGCTCGAGGATGAGCACTACTCCCTGCCGCAGCAGCAAAGCCTCACGAGTCTCAAGACAGAATCGGATTTTATCTGCCCAAATCACTGTCTCTTCGAAAATACCCAATTTGCGGCCAACAATAATGCCTCAATCAATCTCTGCGGAGTCCAGAGCCCAGACAGTATTACCGGCTACAGCATAGAGTCCTCCTCGTCAATTGAATTCAGCGGGCGCGGGGAATTTGGGGGTCTCGTTGCgaggaataattaa
- the LOC129793866 gene encoding NADH dehydrogenase [ubiquinone] 1 beta subcomplex subunit 5, mitochondrial gives MTIFSSLRGFSQINPLIPLLAAQFSRKITQNVIQKRLMSGGHDRTMFITPSRFQWHKFKDLLHFYVMLGLIPILGIVFYTNVFIGPATLTEIPEGYEPKHWEYYRHPITRFLARVSTPPQQEYEKYLHHIYEENEKRQVRAVEAKVKELMRERSDYQAYYYRNVIAKYTRVAKKTSKDLEEVYGNN, from the exons atgacaatttttaGTTCCCTTCGTGGATTTAGTCAAATAAATCCTCTCATCCCGCTCCTGGCAGCTCAGTTCAGTAGGAAAATCACCCAGAATG TAATCCAGAAACGTTTGATGTCCGGAGGACATGATCGGACGATGTTTATCACCCCATCGCGCTTTCAGTGGCACAAATTCAAGGATTTGCTCCACTTTTACGTCATGCTGGGCCTCATTCCCATCCTTGGGATTGTCTTCTACACGAACGTCTTCATTGGCCCGGCCACACTCACGGAGATCCCTGAGGGGTATGAGCCGAAGCACTGGGAGTACTATCGGCATCCCATAACGCGTTTCTTGGCACGCGTGAGTACACCACCGCAGCAGGAGTATGAGAAGTATCTCCATCACATCTATGAGGAGAATGAGAAGCGGCAGGTTCGTGCTGTGGAGGCAAAAGTGAAGGAGCTGATGCGTGAACGTAGTGACTACCAGGCGTACTACTACCGCAATGTCATTGCCAAGTACACGCGCGTCGCCAAGAAGACGTCCAAGGATCTCGAGGAGGTCTATGGCAATAACTAA
- the LOC129793856 gene encoding transmembrane protein adipocyte-associated 1-like isoform X1, which yields MAFDSVEWSNSTDEELSPFEEMQNVESFCKLVLIRIWDVVIFIPNLLFLLFLGLRFNRARLKLRATSSPIFLTFYGIVWACVLMSVLRCFVSMLVNAATSFGGMTDKIMWIAVRFSLLSAEMSVVIFGLAFGHLDSRNSIRAVLVTTCVISLAFSLAQGALDIVLPDDAFHIPSKDLDLFGHGGMLFLFVTSLIFATIYLIIFLLPCTRARDYLALPAKRSFYAYVATLCLLDGLQAVGAGLLNWNVEQGLCLLDATSGLYFTFYTPLVYVTFLREFFSISQPTILFSYKTQVDDALEDEHYSLPQQQSLTSLKTESDFICPNHCLFENTQFAANNNASINLCGVQSPDSITGYSIESSSSIEFSGRGEFGGLVARNN from the exons ATGGCATTCGATAGTGTTGAGTGGAGTAATTCCACTGATGAGGAACTTTCTCCATTCgaagaaatgcaaaatgtCGAATCTTTCTGCAAATTGGTGCT CATTCGAATTTGGGACGTTGTGATCTTCATTCCGAATCTCCTGTTTCTCCTCTTCCTGGGGCTGCGTTTCAATCGAGCCAGGCTCAAGCTGAGAGCCACCAGTTCTCCCATCTTCCTCACATTCTACGGCATTGTCTGGGCATGTGTGCTGATGAGTGTTTTGCGGTGCTTTGTGTCGATGCTCGTCAATGCAGCCACATCCTTCGGTGGTATGACCGATAAG ATTATGTGGATTGCCGTGAGATTTTCCCTGCTTTCCGCCGAAATGAGCGTTGTGATCTTCGGACTGGCCTTTG GCCACCTGGACAGCCGCAACAGCATCCGTGCTGTTCTTGTGACAACATGCGTGATTTCGCTGGCTTTTTCACTGGCTCAGGGTGCCCTGGATATCGTTCTTCCGGACGATGCCTTCCACATTCCGTCGAAGGATTTGGATTTATTTGGGCACGGTGGGATGCTCTTTCTCTTTGTCACCTCCCTCATTTTTGCCACAATCTACCTGATTATCTTCCTCCTGCCGTGCACACGTGCTCGTGACTACCTCGCCCTACCGGCTAAGCGTTCATTCTACGCCTACGTGGCCACCCTCTGCCTCCTCGATGGGCTCCAGGCTGTGGGTGCGGGGCTGCTCAATTGGAATGTGGAGCAAGGTCTGTGCCTGCTGGATGCCACAAGTGGCCTCTACTTCACCTTCTACACCCCCCTTGTCTACGTGACATTCCTCCGGGAGTTCTTCAGTATCTCTCAGCCGACAATTCTCTTCTCCTACAAGACCCAGGTGGATGATGCGCTCGAGGATGAGCACTACTCCCTGCCGCAGCAGCAAAGCCTCACGAGTCTCAAGACAGAATCGGATTTTATCTGCCCAAATCACTGTCTCTTCGAAAATACCCAATTTGCGGCCAACAATAATGCCTCAATCAATCTCTGCGGAGTCCAGAGCCCAGACAGTATTACCGGCTACAGCATAGAGTCCTCCTCGTCAATTGAATTCAGCGGGCGCGGGGAATTTGGGGGTCTCGTTGCgaggaataattaa